The Neospora caninum Liverpool complete genome, chromosome X genome includes a region encoding these proteins:
- a CDS encoding putative STE kinase, which yields MACEESPTRRALFPQLIVFDTRSHRYESPGGLPPLAPAPRQDSSRAVRRAYVYPSTCTPRLPPDYFPKDRSSSCVTPERSVESYRALPSRSQPGAQRPARQTHRPRPPLPAAVATSSGSQLSFNPPFPASRDPTALLPPIDRAPHNPVNHEENRHKEALPSDANCQPAGQRVPRLLGRSEADSRGCAARPSLPVTPRGAPVSAEGNADSLCESYRRGPFLPQTAGEQRLPLPRHLRQAAPPSRSAAADSGVPPQEQDENRESRGDEMPRHERSGEGQRASAQEAAFLLALQGGRLHPRSRSAASLAASDPSPSSPETESYVGRVVPAFVPAAEDGFVSDTQRRAPAERQHKDTPLEGYLSTSSRASHSTAPSDSRLFLQSYAEGLTSSPWFTAAATPSSAWSPDAATGGGVLRRDAALGDQGDPAAEARAMSSRFFLPAYSPSSSLSPAWVLPPIPPPSWLPRSGPGDSQAVCAPSEGAARDLTSSASHRKSGLSRQTSQLSASHEDRGCLASTTEFRREGYSGGSAANMRRSGGGHARLDRGQEVNGGDAAAGAAPESGGAGLTCGTLHASPVADGCVRLPAAVPGRESRRVDRQRTKGDTDLERTDSFESIDSIRSAPDGEGPRGAASCTGWSRTEERGQAGGQRRATGGSVVVSDELPPDSKPVSDAVSLPADRPPRPDPHEEKDMSEAQRGARAALVGREAAERFEQSEAGEGRALASAGPHPGGCGRSEHREAAGVSQSELPGTRREARSDAPGEESQGLDLSSDVQTSPGLLPLLSPRSLIDPTSGAGAAPVPPLSREGGRIRAYASSSWASDGDVPSSPRPLQALREVRSEKAPARETPRRQGRGDQLGACLQGPHCVSSSSRRSSLCQSPQVSHAGSGAKGREGRRRAPSLGGEMQGGSPVRGEGKGARRDYDGTPVWAGRPLHLSAVEWGSPTAGEGSVKICGQYRAATPLQRSGAKGEEVDNLIYWSPAQPLLSRNAGWSSGGPPPGVFSPCYPVAFLPVSSSAASSPHLSSSSPWRGLEPSSPPRSLAFLSPRHTHSTPPTPSSLASPAGASLFHKASSADFPALAYARELRSSGVGPASPSLAGEKDTASLPLAAPGSPHSPTAFPARMQVATLGTTDLGRSVVRQWEADRGNPLPQDVHSLCPAPAVSAAAPSEEPARKQDPQALHHAAVIACVNRLVEAFPPGTELHNGYGPLEIPPHWLVAHAPTSRDMRRYAAVCERAGAARASEDASAGSVRVEEKFAEWTRLGGNLGDFERIFDLKLPAVSFAAPSAVYVVEELVGKGAHGAVFKCTRYRKAALQPEEKARSFLGAFAKKADEKASEKAGAKAPDAEEKDGPEEDVEEDEVALKIIDLDGALQLQGSTDKEARVNYLKQVMREVDVLKKCNHEGIVKMYEAFQWPPCYLVFSMELLPGGSLRDLYVSAGPLPEPLIAALLQDVLRALEYLHNGEGEGEKTEGQKTEGEKTEGKDTSEEGSKQEKTENTGDGLSATLGAASASQGHPRRMHRDLKASNILISAEGRAKLIDFGVCADISSSPCTEFVGTPQWMAPELARLGLQDGVAGRRKRPVDAAADSQLGTHASSLGHSRKSQKALTAHGAGDGYDFRVDLWALGITAFEAAVGALPWPRRMRLEDLLLTILEGSPPRINLNEGYEKTFCFFVERCLRKNSVERGTATELLQHPFFKKFCGSSRSRPASHQELREAIEVANGKRKANVLSNLLKFIPFFRKPQPASVHKKGSRSRLHRFKIGRQAVHASQSMDRGKLEAELGVGSATTGGTDAPRLDVFTHRPTADPPLPSRGNQESLFSQAAWPGGASFPSQAWAAASPDPSSPPGSPRSPQRARPGGLDLRAEDAADLRAPRTEAFGFSPFTGVRDPDLSGLGAHVDRETESERGSPPSRCGLPKLVPAELPGGSVPPAAASSGSDSSSASPRAQDALEAEKTREAGDSARSAGAPKSGQLGSLPVGGHALTSGLSPAEPAHAEPAENQSEEEAAPAGEGERGAADHGAVADRREDGREERRSVGPLSAAYLEGRRPQVSDTTASAQPALGGERARTPSTPSSPLLADHSCYGTPKNEIDFPAADPSMLGSGPTSASGTLAPRGEGGSLHAAACQGIAEGNPSARQEPASRAGVEAVEGTGESGESTGAEKPQAGHEKGEAKGARSEDSGAVRGEKHSEEDPTRARGFLASFLSNVGLGIFSGDSGRQPEMSRPEEEPPGKVETTSGYESLRSSSQASLFAVKREDTDLAPDAEDSCLSGPTDPRETEPSPPSWAVSQPSGSGGGEPGAETAGPIPRPSPPSLPVAVPFGGSAAEVQVIACGPSEGGGARVALHPVLLMRRTGSEGDKASVSSFPAPQPCPSRGSQPARSSPPRPSSLLPSPSLSSATGSAAGVPVCPGGTGPLLRRRCRKGRERRASLLERERERGSGGAQRTESDAGNKARPKTSALPQPELKSPSSPSHAKQGGEAGGLLSLFRRAPSGDGRSSEGDRVETEDMQEKEQSPPGAGEEPATSPGEASEAVGLSPRPPDSSATAFLAQFFGSRRRAARGAEPAPGDASVEADAVVTGSSLPTEDGERVEEKSDDGVQWAELLEPHGGDEPVPEGEEDSFLLSSLDGAPSRRFSGEGTANERPAGSRRSAEEDRPDGGVGLEGHGRPLGRGVESGEDGGSAAPLPARDAGDVEAQGSNLGEAEVERERGRQEETADTYGKEGTPARDAASPLAWLWQLGRSVSGAAAPPSQHASSAPTFPASSSLAAPASVASCSVASSFAASSSFSSSAASGEEAPEEPHFGAMLESPTTPGHVPVVSAPGARETFQDCAAYPEGTHAENVGQEDCVSVLEEDLPAESLLQQEASPRSSADGEDAPRRASTGRRQRDEQSETEQDHETRLTLSGEAPADGAEAPRSAGETQKVSAEKKDVPESSSLSSPKRWPSFLYKSLVDGWTGGARSSPVLQNDAPGIGPSRADSSGSSPPHAAVERQEDGDADISYAPVFSRNGDVSAWSESGPAAAFSHSPAPCGPGRATREESESFGAAAVDKSPLSHAAGAAAAGSSVNCMRAPVDHARLQEQRRDVQVWDAAAGGSGPQGHCSAETAAKRGAAANVRKFELPPLPGHVPVPSLALEEHCVRRGVFAQDRATGRETREEGDKAKASRLPPAAPSSRRNSSASQGRGDVLDAKAPRPSHSHQWASAYSSSPFFWTPSVGQGAGGRGPRWGGRPEGVAGVECAGGGEATSHGAGGVVFCSDQPPVLFAPVAFSGLASAPNSDLSTLARQAGSATNAGSSGEDARAGQTLAGREAASAPASPERNSLCANADEARSEAPKRETADAQPRKRDEATGPSPAEGVHCRFQFVPGGRTDGYVSSADLMRMIQESYSRQLDRQSHAQSHGGFQGAAPLQQEHAWNPTQRQCSVGQAISTATLGRQGSQASLATAQQSDACVSTSPCSFAAVAPGARQPLPAGGSFGQKALSPDSSVPSSRAGNAETSRRQSGSGLLDYAKQEESVHISENRASCPAAQRGVSSPERGPPVVRRPSPCTLVAGRTASPGTFPGGLATAGRRHEDLPGVHTPGGPGCGGRSTFAPLGAQIGGLSDISPPSRGTVESGRGEPRCFVPGSDAVSAPVPWTGASGESGKGAQRGQSITAVSARMVQSAMPPVVSRPPPLVYVNSSGVPSSPYPVQAGTVRCLFPATDSSGKQYYQSDRAGGAAFVSASTGHVRRASAAGETLRGGSGEHPRREDGTRHVVASD from the exons ATGGCTTGTGAGGAGTCGCCTACACGCCGTGCATTGTTTCCTCAGCTCATTGTGTt CGACACGCGCTCTCACCGTTACGAGTCACCGGGAGGCCTTCCCCCACTCGCTCCAGCACCTCGTCAGGATTCGAGTCGGGCTGTTCGCCGAGCGTACGTGTACCCCTCGACGTGCACTCCCCGGTTGCCTCCAGACTACTTTCCCAAGGACCGTTCTTCGTCCTGCGTTACGCCGGAGCGTTCGGTTGAGTCCTACAGGGCTCTCCCGAGCCGCTCCCAGCCGGGCGCTCAACGCCCTGCTCGACAGACGCACCGCCCGCGGCCTCCCCTCCCTGCAGCTGTCGCCACGTCGTCGGGTTCTCAACTGTCTTTCAATCCGCCTTTCCCGGCGTCTCGAGACCCAACGGCGCTCTTACCACCTATCGACCGTGCTCCACACAATCCAGTTAACCATGAAGAAAATAGGCACAAAGAGGCGTTGCCCAGCGACGCCAACTGCCAGCCAGCCGGCCAGCGCGTGCCTCGGCTCCTCGGGCGCTCCGAAGCTGACAGCCGAGGATGTGCCGCGAGACCGTCGCTTCCGGTCACGCCGCGGGGCGCGCCTGTGTCGGCTGAAGGGAACGCGGATTCTCTTTGCGAGTCGTATCGGCGAGGTCCGTTTCTTCCACAGACGGCAGGCGAACAGCGGCTTCCACTTCCTCGACACTTGCGACAGGCTGCGCCGCCGAGCCGCTCGGCAGCAGCTGACTCTGGCGTACCGCCCCAGGAGCAGGACGAGAACCGAGAATCCCGGGGGGACGAAATGCCTAGACACGAACGAAGCGGCGAGGGACAGCGCGCTTCCGCACAAGAggccgcgtttctcctcgccctccaggGCGGACGTTTGCATCCTCGCAGCCGCTCGGCAGCTTCGCTCGCAGCGTCAGacccgtctccgtcttcaccAGAGACGGAATCCTATGTTGGTCGAGTCGTCCCTGCGTTTGTGCCTGCTGCAGAAGACGGGTTTGTGTCCGACACGCAGCGGCGAGCCCCGGCGGAACGTCAACACAAGGACACGCCGCTTGAAGGCTACCTTTCCACTTCGTCTCGAGCGTCTCACTCGACGGCTCCATCTGATTCGCGCCTGTTTCTGCAAAGCTATGCCGAGGGGCTGACGTCGTCCCCGTGGTTCACGGCTGCGGCGACACCCAGCAGTGCGTGGAGCCCCGACGCGGCCACAGGCGGCGGCGTACTCCGTCGCGACGCCGCGTTGGGGGACCAGGGGGATCCAGCTGCAGAGGCACGAGCGAtgtcctcgcgtttctttctgcctGCGTATTCAccatcgtcttctctttcccctgcgTGGGTGCTGCCTCCGATTCCGCCCCCAAGTTGGCTGCCGCGTTCCGGACCTGGCGACTCGCAGGCAGTATGCGCACCAAGTGAAGGTGCCGCCCGCGATCTcacgtcttctgcgtcgcacCGAAAAAGCGGCCTCTCGAGGCAGACGAGTCAGCTTTCCGCTTCCCACGAAGACCGCGGCTGTCTTGCAAGCACTACCGAATTCAGAAGGGAGGGTTACTCCGGTGGATCTGCTGCAAACATGCGCCGCAGTGGGGGTGGGCATGCGCGCCTAGATCGCGGCCAGGAAGTcaacggaggagacgcggcagccggcgccgcgccggagAGCGGTGGAGCCGGTTTGACCTGTGGAACACTTCATGCGAGTCCGGTGGCCGATGGTTGTGTTCGCCTTCCCGCAGCCGTAcccgggagagaaagcaggaggGTAGATAGACAGCGGacaaagggagacacagacttGGAGCGGACGGACAGCTTTGAAAGCATCGACAGCATTCGTTCGGCGCCAGACGGGGAAGGCCCGCGCGGGGCCGCGTCGTGCACTGGATGGTCGCGCACAGAAGAGCGCGGCCAGGCGGGCGGCCAGCGCAGAGCCACTGGAGGAAGCGTTGTGGTAAGCGACGAGCTCCCTCCTGATTCGAAACCTGTCTCGgatgctgtctctcttccggcgGACCGGCCTCCCCGCCCCGACCCtcacgaagagaaggacatGAGCGAAGcacagcgaggcgcgcgcgccgcgcttgtgggcagagaggccgcggaaAGGTTCGAGCaaagcgaagcaggcgagggGCGCGCGCTGGCCTCGGCGGGGCCGCACCCTGGTGGATGTGGCAGGTCTGAGCATCGGGAGGCCGCAGGCGTTTCCCAGAGCGAGTTGCCGGGGACGCGCCGTGAGGCGAGAAGTGACGCgcctggagaggagagccagGGCCTCGACCTTTCCTCTGACGTGCAGACGTCTCCTGGGCTTCTCCCGCTGCTGTCGCCGCGGTCTCTGATCGACCCGACGAGCGGTGCGGGAGCGGCGCCAGTGCCGCCCTTGAGCAGAGAGGGTGGCAGGATCCGTGCGTACGCGTCGTCGTCTTGGGCATCTGATGGAGACGTTCCGAGCTCTCCCCGcccgctgcaggcgctgcgggAGGTAAGAAGTGAGAAGGCTCcagcgcgcgagacgcctcgGCGGCAGGGACGAGGCGACCAGCTGGGGGCTTGCCTGCAGGGGCCGCACTGcgtttcgtcctcgtctcgccgttcttctttgTGTCAGTCTCCTCAAGTTTCGCATGCAGGTTCTGgagcgaagggaagagaaggcaggcgtCGGGCGCCGTCGCTGGGTGGAGAGATGCAGGGCGGCAGCCCCGTgcggggagaagggaaaggggcgaggcgagactaCGACGGGACGCCGGTGTGGGCGGGGCGTCCTCTGCATCTCTCAGCCGTGGAGTGGGGCAGTCCTACTGCAGGCGAGGGCTCGGTGAAGATTTGTGGTCAGTATCGCGCGGCGACTCCGCTGCAGAGATCAGGCgcgaagggcgaggaagTGGACAATCTGATTTATTGGTCGCCTGCTCAGCCGCTCCTTTCGAGAAACGCGGGGTGGTCCAGCGGGGGCCCGCCTCCCGGAGTGTTCAGTCCGTGTTAccctgtcgcgtttctcccggTCTCGAGCAGCGCGGCTTCGTCCCCGCACCTTTCCTCGAGCTCGCCCTGGCGCGGCCTGGAGCCGAGCTCGCCCCCGCGGTCTCTGGCCTTTCTTTCGCCCCGGCACACTCATTCCACGCCGCCGAcgccctcctcgctcgcttcgcccGCCGGCGCGTCGCTATTCCACAAGGCCTCGAGTGCGGACTTTCCCGCGCTCGCGTACGCTAGAGAGCTGCGGAGTTCGGGCGTGGGgccggcctcgccgtctttggcgggggagaaggacacggcgtctctgccgctcgccGCTCCCGGGTCTCCGCACTCGCCGACGGCCTTCccggcgcgcatgcaagtCGCCACGCTGGGCACGACCGACCTCGGCCGGAGTGTGGTGCGCCAGTGGGAAGCGGACCGGGGCAATCCGCTCCCTCAAGACGTGCATTCGCTGTGTCCTGCGCCGGCTGTCTCGGCGGCCGCTCCGAGCGAGGAGCCCGCGAGGAAGCAAGACCCGCAGGCGCTCCACCACGCTGCAGTTATTGCGTGCGTCAACCGCTTGGTGGAAGCGTTTCCCCCAGGCACGGAGCTGCACAACGGCTACGGGCCTCTCGAGATTCCTCCGCACTGGCTGGTCGCGCACGCGCCCACCTCCCGCGACATGCGGAGGTACGCCGCTGTGTGCGAGCGGGCAGGCGCGGCGCGTGCGTCTGAGGACGCGAGTGCCGGGTCCGTGCGCGTGGAGGAGAAGTTCGCGGAGTGGACGCGGCTCGGCGGGAACCTCGGCGACTTTGAGCGGATCTTCGACTTGAAGCTGCCGGCTGTCTCGTTTGCAGCACCCAGCGCGGTGTACGTGGTTGAGGAGCTCGTCGGGAAGGGCGCGCACGGCGCGGTTTTCAAGTGCACACGGTACCGCAAGGCGGCGCTGCAgcccgaagagaaggcgcgctcGTTTCTCGGCGCgttcgcgaagaaggcagacgagaaggcgagcgagaaggcaggggcgaaggcgcccgacgcagaagagaaggacgggcCCGAAGAGGAcgtcgaggaagacgaagtcGCCCTCAAAATCATCGACCTAGATGGCGCGCTCCAGCTCCAAGGATCCACCGACAAGGAGGCTCGCGTGAACTACTTGAAGCAAGTGATGCGGGAAGTCGACGTCCTCAAAAAGTGCAACCACGAGGGAATCGTCAAAATGTACGAAGCCTTCCAGTGGCCGCCGTGCtacctcgtcttctccatgGAACTCCTGCCTGGCGGATCACTGCGCGATCTCTACGTCTCGGCAGGGCCTCTTCCCGAGCCTCTCATCGCGGCGCTCCTGCA GGACGTGCTGCGGGCCCTAGAGTATCTCCAcaacggcgaaggcgagggggagaaaaccgagggacagaaaaccgagggggagaagaccgAGGGGAAAGACACGAGTGAGGAAGGTTCGAAGcaggaaaaaaccgagaaTACCGGCGACGGCCTCTCTGCGACGTTGGGcgccgcgagcgcgtcgcAGGGTCACCcccggcgcatgcaccgcgaCTTGAAGGCGTCGAACATCCTCATCTCGGCCGAGGGGCGCGCGAAGCTGATCGACTTCGGCGTTTGCGCAGATATCTCGA GTTCGCCGTGCACAGAGTTTGTCGGCACGCCTCAGTGGATGGCGCCGGAGCTGGCCCGTCTGGGGCTCCAGGACGGCGTGGCGGGGCGTCGGAAGCGGCCGGTCGACGCCGCGGCGGACTCGCAGCTCGGGACGCATGCGTCGAGTTTGGGACACTCGCGGAAGTCGCAGAAGGCTTTGACCGCGCACGGCGCGGGCGACGGGTACGACTTTCGAGTGGACCTGTGGGCGTTGGGGATCACTGCGTTCGAGGCGGCGGTCGGAGCGTTGCCGTGGccacggcgcatgcgcctggAGGACCTGCTGCTGACCATTCTCGAGGGGTCGCCGCCGCGGATCAACTTGAACGAAGGGTACGAGAAGacgttttgcttcttcgtgGAGCGCTGCTTGCGCAAAAACAGCGTGGAGCGCGGAACGGCCACGGAACTGCTTCAACACCCCTTTTTCAAGAAGTTTTGCGGGTCCAGTCGGAGCCGGCCGGCGTCGCACCAGGAGCTGCGGGAGGCGATCGAGGTCGCGAACGGGAAGCGGAAAGCGAATGTTCTCTCGAACCTGCTCAAATTCattcccttcttccgcaaACCGCAGCCTGCGAGTGTCCACAAAAAGGGCTCTCGCAGCCGCCTTCACCGCTTCAAGATCGGCCGGCAGGCGGTGCACGCGTCGCAGTCGATGGATCGGGGGAAACTCGAGGCGGAGTTGGGCGTGGGCTCCGCGACGACCGGCGGGACCGACGCGCCGAGACTCGATGTGTTCACGCATCGGCCAACGGCGGACCCGCCGCTTCCGTCGCGGGGAAACCAGGAGTCGCTGTTCTCTCAGGCGGCATGGCCCGGAGgcgcctcgtttccttcgcaaGCGTGGGCGGCCGCCAGCCCAGACCCGAGCTCGCCCCCCGGCTCGCCCCGGTCCCCACAGCGCGCCCGCCCCGGAGGACTGGACCTACGCGCAGAGGACGCAGCCGATCTCCGCGCTCCGCGCACTGAGGCCTTCGGGTTCTCGCCGTTCACAGGCGTGAGAGATCCAGATCTTTCCGGCCTCGGAGCCCATGTCgacagagaaaccgagagcGAGCGGGGAAGTCCTCCCTCGCGCTGCGGGCTCCCGAAGCTTGTTCCGGCCGAGCTCCCAGGGGGAAGCGTTCCGCCcgctgcggcttcttctgGCTCGGattcctcgtctgcctctcctcgcgcgcagGATGCCTTGGAGGCTGAGAAGACCCGTGAAGCTGGCGATTCGGCGCGCTCCGCGGGAGCGCCCAAATCAGGCCAGCTTGGTTCCCTCCCGGTCGGCGGGCACGCGTTGACCTCTGGACTCTCCCCGGCCGagccggcgcatgcagaaccTGCAGAAAATCAGAGTGAGGAAGAGGCCGCACCGGCtggggaaggagaacgaggggcGGCGGATCACGGAGCGGTTGccgacaggcgagaagacggacgggaggagagacggtcTGTTGGCCCACTCTCGGCGGCGTATCTCGAAGGGCGTCGCCCGCAGGTCTCCGACACGACGGCAAGCGCGCAGCCCGCCTtaggaggagaaagagcccGAACGCCTTCgacgccgtcgtctccgctcctGGCAGATCACAGTTGCTACGGGACGCCGAAAAATGAAATCGATTTCCCCGCTGCCGATCCTTCGATGCTGGGGAGTGGACCGACGTCGGCCTCAGGCACTCTGGCGCCGCGGGGTGAAGGCGGGAGCCTTCACGCCGCGGCGTGCCAGGGCATCGCCGAAGGAAATCCCTCAGCCAGGCAGGAGCCGGCTAGCAGGGCGGGGGTGGAGGCGGTCGAGGGGACGGGAGAATCGGGAGAAAGCACCGGAGCGGAGAAGCCACAGGCTGGTCATGAAaagggcgaagcgaaggGTGCTCGGAGTGAAGACAGTGGAGCTGTGAGGGGCGAGAAACACAGCGAGGAGGATCCCACGCGAGCAAGGGGATTCCTCGCCTCGTTCCTCTCGAACGTCGGCCTCGGGATCTTCTCCGGTGACTCCGGCAGGCAACCTGAGATGAGCAGGCCGGAGGAAGAGCCCCCCGGCAAGGTGGAAACGACGTCTGGGTACGAGTCCctgcgctcttcctcgcaagCTTCCTTGTTTGCTGTGAAGCGTGAAGACACCGATCTCGCTCCGGACGCCGAGGACAGCTGCCTCAGTGGTCCCACCGAcccgcgggagacagagccgagTCCGCCGTCTTGGGCTGTGTCTCAGCCTTCCGGTTCGGGTGGCGGCGAGCCTGGGGCGGAAACTGCGGGCCCCATCCCTCGTCCCTCGCCCCCGAGCCTCCCGGTAGCTGTCCCTTTCGGCGGCTCAGCCGCGGAAGTGCAGGTGATCGCGTGTGGGCCTTCagagggcggcggcgcgcgcgttgCGCTCCACCCTGTTCTCCTGATGCGCCGAACGGGCtcggaaggagacaaggcgagtgtctcttcgttcccCGCCCCACAGCCGTGCCCCTCACGAGGCTCGCAGCCAgcgcgctcttcgccgcctcgcccctcgtcgctgctgccgtctccttcgctgtcttccgcgACGGGAAGCGCCGCGGGGGTTCCAGTGTGTCCTGGGGGGACGGGGCCGCTTCTCAGACGGCGGTGtcgaaaaggcagagaaaggagagcctccttgctggagagagaaagggagcggGGGTCAGGCGGCGCGCAGAGGACCGAGTCAGACGCCGGCAACAAAGCGCGGCCCAAGACAAGTGCGCTTCCGCAGCCGGAACTGAAGTCCCCGTCGTCACCTTCTCACGCGAAGCAGGGCGGCGAAGCTGGGGgactgctgtctctctttcggcggGCGCCAAGTGGAGACGGAAGATCTTCCGAGGGGGACCGGGTCGAGACGGAAGACAtgcaggaaaaggaacagtCTCCGCCTGGCGCGGGCGAGGAACCCGCGACCAGTcccggagaggcgagcgaggcggtgGGCCTGTCCCCGCGGCCTCCTGATTCTTCGGCCACGGCTTTTTTGGCTCAGTTCTTTGGCTCTCGGCGTAGAGCCGCTCGCGGGGCTGAACCTGcgccaggagacgcgagcgtcGAGGCGGACGCCGTCGTGACTGGGAGTTCTCTGCCgacggaagacggcgagcgcgtcgaggaaaagagcgacGACGGGGTACAGTGGGCCGAGCTGTTGGAGCCTcacggcggagacgagccGGTCCCAGAGGGGGAGGAGGACagttttctcctttcgtctttggACGGGGCGCCGTCGAGACGCTTCTCAGGGGAAGGAACTGCGAACGAACGCCCGGCAGGGAGCCGACGCTcggcggaggaagaccgTCCGGACGGAGGGGTGGGACTCGAGGGCCACGGACGCCCCCTCGGGCGAGGAgtggagagcggcgaagacgggggttcggccgcgcctctcccagctcgagacgccggcgacgtCGAGGCGCAGGGGAGCAACCTGGGGGAGGCGGAAGTTGAACGCGAGCgtgggagacaggaagagaccgCGGACACGTATGGCAAGGAGGGAACGCCTGCGCGTgacgccgcgtctcctctcgcgtggcTGTGGCAGTTGGGTCGCTCCGTTTCTGGCGCTGCGGCCCCTCCAAGTCAGcacgcgtcttctgctccgacctttcctgcgtcgtcttcccttgCCGCCCCTGCTTCCGTTGCTTCTTGTTCCGtggcgtcttctttcgctgcctcttcttccttttcttcgtctgcggcctccggcgaagaagcgccggaAGAGCCGCACTTCGGTGCGATGCTCGAGAGCCCGACGACCCCGGGCCACGTGCCGgttgtctctgcgcctggcgcgcgagagacgttCCAGGACTGTGCAGCGTATCCGGAgggaacgcatgcagaaaacgTGGGCCAGGAAgactgtgtctctgtcttggAAGAGGACCTTCCCGCCGAGTCTCTTCTCCAACAAGAGGCTTCGCCTCGGTCAAGTgcggacggcgaggacgcgcctcgccgtgcATCGACAGGAAGGCGCCAGAGAGATGAACAGAGTGAGACTGAACAAGATCACGAGACACGACTCACGCTCTCAGGCGAAGCCCCAGCTGATGGTGCAGAAGCGCCACGGTCGGCgggcgagacacagaaagtgtcagcggagaaaaaagatgTGCCGGagtcttcatctctctcgtcgccgaAGCGGTGGCCTTCATTCCTGTACAAATCCCTGGTCGACGGTTGgacgggaggcgcgagaTCTTCGCCTGTTCTCCAGAACGACGCCCCGGGCATCGGGCCCTCGCGGGCTGATTCCTCGGGTTCTTCGCcaccgcatgcagcggtggagaggcaagaggacggcgacgccgacATTTCTTATGCgcccgttttctcccgcaATGGCGACGTGTCGGCCTGGAGCGAAAGCGGACCCgcggccgccttctcgcacTCGCCCGCGCCGTGCGGACCTGGGCGTGccacgcgagaagagagcgaatcTTTCGGCGCAGCAGCGGTCGACAAGTCGCCTCTGTCGCATGCGGCTGGTGCAGCAGCCGCGGGTTCGTCTGTGAACTGCATGCGAGCGCCGGTGGACCACGCGCGTCTGCAGGAGCAGCGGAGGGATGTGCAGGTCTGGGACGCAGCGGCTGGCGGCTCGGGCCCGCAGGGACACTGctccgcggagacagcggcgaaacgcggcgcggcggcgaaTGTGAGGAAGTTCGAGCTCCCGCCTTTGCCTGGACACGTTCCCGTGCCGTCACTCGCACTCGAAGAGCACTGCGTCAGGCGAGGCGTGTTTGCCCAGGACAGGgcgacggggcgagagacaagggaggagggagacaaggcgaaggcgagtcgtcttcctcccgcggcgccttcgtctcggcgAAACTCATCAGCCTCccaggggcgaggagacgtgCTGGACGCAAAGGCGCCGAGGCCTTCGCACTCCCACCAGTGGGCGTCTGCCTAttcctcctcgccgttcttTTGGACTCCTTCCGTCGGGCAAGGCGCTGGAGGCCGCGGCCCGCGCTGGGGGGGCCGTCCGGAAGGCGTTGCCGGCGTCGAGTGTGCTGGCGGGGGCGAAGCGACTTCCCACGGCGCGGGCGGCGTGGTTTTCTGCTCCGACCAGCCACCAGTTCTCTTCGCGCCCGTGGCGTTCTCTGGGCTCGCGTCGGCGCCCAATTCGGACCTTTCGACGCTGGCGCGTCAAGCAGGTTCGGCGACGAATGCGGGGTCttccggagaagacgcgcgcgctgGGCAGACTCTGGCGGGCCGGGAagctgcctcggcgccggcgtcgcccgAGCGCAACAGTCTGTGTGCGAACGCAGACGAGGCcaggagcgaggcgccgaagcgagagacggcggacgCGCAGcccagaaaacgcgacgaaGCAACGGGTCCAAGTCCCGCGGAAGGTGTGCATTGCCGCTTCCAGTTCGTGCCCGGTGGCCGAACGGACGGCTACGTTAGCTCGGCGGATCTCATGAGAATGATCCAGGAATCGTACAGCCGGCAACTGGACAGGCAGTCCCACGCACAGAGTCACGGTGGCTTCCAGGGGGCAGCGCCGTTGCAACAGGAACACGCGTGGAACCCGACACAGCGGCAGTGCAGCGTTGGCCAAGCGATCTCGACGGCGACGTTGGGCCGCCAAGGAAGTCAGGCGAGCCTGGCGACAGCGCAGCAAAGCGACGCGTGTGTCTCGACGTCGCCTTGCAGCTTTGCAGCCGTCGCGCCGGGTGCACGCCAGCCGTTGCCCGCCGGAGGGTCTTTCGGGCAGAAGGCGCTTTCGCCGGATTCCTCCGTACCGAGCAGCCGAGCAGGGAACGCTGAGACGAGCAGACGCCAAAGCGGCTCAGGGCTGCTCGACTACGCGAAGCAAGAGGAGTCCGTACACATTTCCGAAAATAGGGCTTCTTGCCCAGCCGCCCAACGGGGTGTTTCGTCGCCTGAAAGAGGACCGCCGGTCGTGAGAAGGCCTTCTCCGTGCACTCTGGTCGCGGGCAGAACTGCCTCGCCTGGAACGTTCCCCGGTGGGTTGGCCACCGCCGGACGAAGACACGAAGATCTtccgggtgtacatacacctggcGGACCCGGGTGTGGAGGCCGTTCAACTTTCGCTCCGCTCGGGGCACAGATCGGCGGGCTCTCAGACATatcgccgccttcgcgggGAACAGTTGAAAGCGGGCGTGGGGAGCCGCGCTGTTTTGTCCC